The following coding sequences lie in one Chitinivibrionia bacterium genomic window:
- a CDS encoding cell wall metabolism sensor histidine kinase WalK, whose protein sequence is MKFLIFWTNLILSAVLIAITLAFIHYGDNLANIFIVIIGAALVGFYFFAISTATKFVISKITRDIEKIDLECPQDCDVYDELAPILVKSQRQNSETSAQIKKLKKRKKHFETITANMHEGLIILDVDYRILSCNKTALNILDGENSKRESDNAEEEIQNLTGKHVLVLCREEEFRQGIKFADDVKKMETIIEIQGKTIRMFAGLIINKAGEKQGIAILLMDISEQADREKLRREFSANVSHELKTPLAVISGYSEIITKGIAKPEDIKDFSGKIYTEAQHLLNLINDIIQLSNLDENSAFSFEKVNLYEFAQNAINQISEKATEREITCELTGETTEINAIPRLLDVILQNLLVNAVKYNCDGGKISVKIDATNERAILSVSDTGIGIPLSMQHRIFERFFRVDSARSQRQNSTGLGLAITKHAVQIHKGTISLSSVEGKGTTITVEFLIFNQKA, encoded by the coding sequence ATGAAATTCCTGATTTTTTGGACAAATTTAATTCTAAGCGCAGTCTTGATTGCGATAACTTTAGCTTTTATTCATTATGGTGATAATCTCGCAAATATTTTCATAGTTATTATAGGCGCAGCATTAGTCGGATTTTACTTCTTTGCCATATCAACTGCGACAAAATTTGTCATCTCAAAAATCACGCGAGACATAGAAAAAATCGATTTGGAATGCCCGCAAGATTGCGATGTTTACGACGAGTTGGCGCCGATTTTAGTAAAATCACAAAGGCAAAACTCCGAGACCTCAGCCCAAATCAAGAAGCTGAAAAAACGCAAAAAACACTTTGAAACCATAACGGCAAATATGCACGAAGGCTTGATTATTTTAGACGTCGATTATCGAATTTTGTCGTGTAATAAGACAGCTCTTAACATTTTGGACGGCGAAAACAGCAAGCGCGAAAGCGACAACGCAGAAGAAGAAATCCAAAATCTTACAGGCAAACACGTTTTGGTTTTGTGCAGAGAAGAAGAATTTCGCCAAGGCATAAAATTCGCAGACGACGTAAAAAAAATGGAGACAATTATAGAAATTCAAGGCAAAACCATAAGAATGTTTGCAGGGCTTATAATCAACAAAGCGGGAGAAAAACAAGGAATTGCCATTTTGCTTATGGACATAAGCGAGCAAGCCGACCGCGAAAAACTGCGCCGCGAATTTTCCGCAAACGTTTCCCACGAACTGAAAACGCCGCTTGCAGTAATTTCGGGCTACTCCGAAATTATAACAAAGGGAATTGCCAAACCCGAGGACATTAAAGATTTTTCGGGTAAAATTTACACGGAAGCACAGCATTTGCTCAACCTTATAAACGACATTATTCAACTGTCAAATCTCGACGAAAACAGCGCTTTTTCCTTTGAAAAAGTAAACTTATACGAATTTGCACAAAACGCCATCAATCAAATAAGCGAAAAAGCAACAGAGCGAGAAATAACTTGCGAACTTACAGGCGAAACCACAGAAATAAACGCAATACCGCGACTTTTAGACGTAATTTTGCAGAATTTATTAGTAAACGCAGTAAAATACAATTGCGACGGCGGAAAAATCAGCGTAAAAATAGACGCAACAAACGAGCGCGCAATTTTATCCGTATCCGACACAGGAATAGGCATTCCGCTTTCGATGCAACACAGAATTTTCGAGCGTTTTTTCAGAGTGGACAGCGCCAGAAGCCAAAGACAAAACAGCACGGGACTTGGTCTCGCAATAACAAAACACGCCGTTCAAATCCACAAAGGAACGATAAGTTTATCAAGCGTTGAGGGAAAAGGAACAACTATTACGGTTGAGTTTTTAATTTTCAATCAAAAAGCTTGA